A genomic region of Chelmon rostratus isolate fCheRos1 chromosome 8, fCheRos1.pri, whole genome shotgun sequence contains the following coding sequences:
- the bola1 gene encoding bolA-like protein 1: MLPSVLRCARPISTSLALSRPLAHFRPHMDPDPSRPVERAIRTKLTDTLKPDHLEVHNESHMHAVPPGSESHFRVLVVSSQFEGLPLIKRHRLVNEALKEELSSCVHALAIQAKTPEQWGSNPTLAKSPPCLGGSKGDHTMEGKLKAGRE, translated from the coding sequence ATGCTGCCCAGTGTTCTCCGCTGTGCTCGGCCCATCTCTACCAGTCTTGCCTTAAGCCGGCCTCTGGCCCACTTCAGACCACACATGGACCCAGACCCGAGCCGGCCCGTTGAGAGGGCTATCAGAACCAAACTGACCGACACACTCAAGCCGGACCACTTAGAGGTCCACAATGAAAGCCACATGCATGCTGTGCCCCCAGGCTCTGAGTCTCATTTCCGTGTCCTGGTTGTCAGCTCCCAGTTTGAGGGTCTGCCACTGATAAAGCGCCACCGCCTGGTTAATGAGGCTTTGAAAGAGGAGTTGAGTAGCTGCGTTCATGCGCTGGCTATCCAGGCAAAGACTCCTGAGCAGTGGGGAAGCAACCCCACCCTGGCTAAGAGTCCACCCTGTCTGGGAGGCTCGAAGGGAGATCACACAATGGAGGGGAAACTAAAGGCTGGGCGAGAGTAA